The genome window GGGCGGGTGCCCACCGCATACGGTTACTTCTCCGGGACTACGCCAGGCATCACGTTGATCATCTCCGTCGCCACAGGGCCAGGCAGCGACGGCGTGCAGCGCGTCTCCGGAGCCACGGCGCGTGTGGCGGAAGCTGTCTCCGGTACACCCGCGCTTGCCGGCTTCGCAGCCGACCCTGCCGCCGTCGACGCCGCTGACGCCGCGGTCAGTGCAGTTGCGCGAGGCCCACGAGCAACCATCTCCGCCGCCGTCGTGGCGATCGCTGCTACCTCTAACCGCGCTGACCGGGCTGCGGCCAGCTCCAGCCGGCGTCTGCTTCCTCTTGACAGGGACACCCGCGAACCTTAGGAGCCGCTCTGTGTGGTCGCGGGACCAGGCCGGTTCGACCACAGTCGTCTCGCCGTCGGAATACAGGCCTGCGAGCAATACGCACGATTTCACCTGTGCGCTTGCGACAGGCAACACGTGCCTGAGCGCGCGGAGACCCGCGTCCCCCGCGCCCCTGATCACGAGCGGAGCCAGGGTGCCTCCTGCTCGCCCGTCGACCCATGCGCCCATGGCGCGGAGCGGGACCGCGACTCTCGCCATCGGTCGTCGCCGTAGGGACTCATCGCCGGTCAGCACGAAGAGACCTTCCTGACCCGCAAGGATGCCTGCTAGAAGCCTCATTGTTGTGCCCGAGTTGCCGGCGTCAAGGACGTCCATGGGTTCCGCCAACCCCCGGAGTCCGCGCCCGGAGATCACGAGCAAGCCGCCGTTGTCATAGCACACGCGGACGCCCAACGTCTTCAGGCACCGCAGAGTAGAGATGCAGTCCTGCCCGGACGGGTAGTTGCGCACCTCGGAATCGCCGGGGCAAATGGCCGCCAGCATGGCGGCACGATGCGCGATGGACTTGTCGCCGGGAGGCTCGAAGGACCCGCGCAGAACGACGCCCCCTCCCGAGACACGAAGCGAATGGGCCGATGGCCGGGCTTCCGGGCTCCCGGCGTTCAGATCATCGTTCTCGGCGTTCCGATCATCATCGTGCTGGAGGCCATTCCGCGCGTCGAGCTGAGTCCCGGCCTGCGGGCCGTACTGCACTCCGCACCGTGTGCCACACTGCACGCCGTGCCCGTCGAATCCGAAAGCCGCCGTCTCTTCCCGTTGCGCTGGTGCGGCCAGGTCTCGCTCTTCTCCCCGTCGCGTCCTCACTTCAGTTGCTTCCCCCCGTGTCCCGCGCGTCCACCGCGTTTCTGCTCTTGTTCATCCTGCCCCTGTTCGGGCCTCCGCCCTAGCTCCCGGTCCTGCTCCCGCACCCACTCATGCCCCTGCTGCTCCTCCTACTCCTGCTCCTGCTCATGCTCATGCTTGTGCTCCTGCTCATGCTTCGGCCCTTCCTGCTCCTCGTGAGCCCTGCTCCTCGTGAGCCGGCCCTCAGATTTCTCCGGAT of Bacillota bacterium contains these proteins:
- a CDS encoding 3-phosphoshikimate 1-carboxyvinyltransferase, with translation MRTRRGEERDLAAPAQREETAAFGFDGHGVQCGTRCGVQYGPQAGTQLDARNGLQHDDDRNAENDDLNAGSPEARPSAHSLRVSGGGVVLRGSFEPPGDKSIAHRAAMLAAICPGDSEVRNYPSGQDCISTLRCLKTLGVRVCYDNGGLLVISGRGLRGLAEPMDVLDAGNSGTTMRLLAGILAGQEGLFVLTGDESLRRRPMARVAVPLRAMGAWVDGRAGGTLAPLVIRGAGDAGLRALRHVLPVASAQVKSCVLLAGLYSDGETTVVEPAWSRDHTERLLRFAGVPVKRKQTPAGAGRSPVSAVRGSSDRHDGGGDGCSWASRNCTDRGVSGVDGGRVGCEAGKRGCTGDSFRHTRRGSGDALHAVAAWPCGDGDDQRDAWRSPGEVTVCGGHPPHPFELTVPGDPSSAAFILAAAAALPGSSVTALDVCANPTRLGFVQVLARMGASVHLEPLPCDGPEPRAHIRVEHGGPLTGVDIPPAAVPSMIDEVPIFAVLACAASTPSSISGIAELKVKETDRVAAVVEELSKMGARISQADDSLRIHPSRLRGARVSARGDHRMAMALAVAGLIASGTTVVEGWEATRVSYPGFLSALRALNAGDAISEESGEPAEGRTASQSAPIRY